In Longibacter salinarum, a single window of DNA contains:
- the rnhA gene encoding ribonuclease HI: MNNVEIYTDGSCSGNPGPGGWAAIVIDGEDVNQLTGGEPQTTNNRMELMAAIQGLASLEEPTDVKLYTDSAYVSRAFNDGWIKNWKKNGWKTSSKKPVKNKELWRKLDAQNARHDVEWIWVKGHADNELNNLADALAVDAMNQYK, translated from the coding sequence ATGAACAACGTGGAGATCTATACGGACGGCTCCTGCAGCGGTAACCCCGGCCCTGGCGGTTGGGCAGCGATCGTTATCGACGGTGAAGACGTCAACCAGCTTACGGGCGGTGAACCGCAAACCACCAACAACCGCATGGAGCTGATGGCAGCCATTCAGGGTCTTGCCTCGCTTGAAGAACCGACGGACGTGAAGCTGTACACAGACAGCGCGTACGTCTCCCGCGCGTTCAACGACGGCTGGATCAAAAACTGGAAGAAGAACGGTTGGAAGACGTCGTCCAAGAAGCCGGTGAAAAACAAAGAGCTCTGGCGCAAGCTCGACGCACAGAACGCCCGCCACGACGTGGAGTGGATCTGGGTGAAAGGGCACGCCGACAATGAACTCAACAACCTGGCCGACGCCCTCGCCGTGGACGCGATGAATCAATACAAGTAA
- the obgE gene encoding GTPase ObgE, whose translation MKFVDKVDIKVRSGDGGRGLVSWRREKYEPRGGPAGGNGGHGGTVYCEADENLYTLLDFRYNKHHEAGDGEPGGKFNKTGADGDDVVIRVPPGTVIKDSQTGEVLGEVVADGERVTIAEGGRGGKGNTFFKSSTNQAPRHAQPGEKGEYREITLELKLLADVGLVGFPNAGKSTLVSSLSAAKPEVADYPFTTLNPQLGMVYISDFESFVMADLPGIIEEAHTGKGLGLRFLRHIERTSVLLFVIPVLSDDPAGDYEKLRHELEEYHAPLLDKPHLVALSKVDTLAPDEQELLPEIMGEEFPDDVEFMPISAVSGTGLKELKHRLYDLVTAVKKKQEDVGV comes from the coding sequence ATGAAATTTGTAGATAAGGTAGACATCAAAGTCCGAAGCGGCGACGGTGGCCGCGGGCTGGTGTCGTGGCGCCGTGAGAAGTACGAGCCGCGTGGAGGTCCCGCCGGCGGGAATGGAGGACACGGCGGGACCGTATACTGCGAGGCCGACGAGAACCTGTACACGCTGCTCGATTTCCGTTACAACAAGCACCACGAAGCCGGAGACGGGGAGCCGGGCGGGAAATTTAATAAAACGGGTGCGGATGGAGACGACGTGGTTATTCGCGTACCGCCCGGGACCGTGATCAAAGATTCGCAGACTGGCGAGGTGCTCGGCGAGGTTGTCGCGGATGGCGAGCGCGTCACGATCGCAGAAGGTGGACGTGGCGGAAAGGGCAACACGTTCTTCAAGTCGTCTACGAATCAGGCACCGCGGCACGCTCAGCCAGGCGAGAAAGGCGAGTACCGGGAGATCACGCTGGAGCTGAAATTGCTCGCGGACGTGGGACTTGTCGGATTTCCCAATGCGGGGAAAAGCACGCTCGTGTCGTCGCTTTCGGCGGCCAAGCCCGAGGTCGCGGATTACCCCTTTACGACGCTGAATCCTCAGCTGGGGATGGTCTACATCAGCGACTTTGAGTCGTTTGTGATGGCCGATCTGCCGGGAATCATCGAGGAGGCGCACACGGGTAAAGGGCTCGGCCTGCGGTTCCTTCGTCACATCGAGCGAACGTCTGTGCTGCTCTTTGTCATTCCGGTGTTGTCAGATGACCCTGCCGGCGACTATGAGAAACTCCGGCACGAACTCGAGGAGTATCACGCGCCCCTTCTCGACAAGCCGCACCTCGTGGCGCTGTCGAAAGTCGATACGCTGGCGCCCGACGAGCAGGAGCTCCTGCCGGAAATTATGGGCGAGGAGTTCCCGGATGATGTCGAGTTTATGCCGATTAGTGCGGTTTCGGGTACGGGCCTGAAGGAACTGAAGCATCGCCTGTATGACCTCGTCACCGCGGTCAAGAAGAAGCAGGAAGATGTCGGCGTGTGA
- a CDS encoding trans-sulfuration enzyme family protein, with protein sequence MPAAESEDDASTTGPRTTAVHAGRADIRARGLHAPPIDLSSTYPISGMDSAANSVTEFAHGARVSDEPVYARLYNPTVANAESAVADLEHASDCVAYGSGMAAMTATLMAARLAIVSENPDAHPHVLAVRPIYGTGDHLLSSPMLGLDVKWVDADDVAQHVGPETALVWIETPANPTLELVDIAAIKEQAGEVPVCVDSTFAPPVLQRPLDHGATCSMHSATKFLGGHGDVVAGVVSTNDAEWADRLRHVRVVTGGLLHPMAAYLLHRSLPSLPGRVLQAQSTATDLAERCEEHTAVQRVHMPGRSEQADLRARQMSGPGTMIAFDVGTREKARNVVESVELMTAAVSLGSVDTLIQHPASMTHGVVDEAAKSDHGITPGLLRLSVGLENADDLWQDLSQALDG encoded by the coding sequence ATGCCCGCCGCCGAATCAGAGGACGACGCGTCCACTACGGGTCCCCGAACGACGGCCGTCCACGCCGGTCGCGCCGACATCCGTGCTCGCGGTCTGCATGCGCCCCCGATCGACCTCTCGTCGACCTATCCCATCTCAGGCATGGATTCGGCGGCCAACAGCGTAACCGAGTTTGCCCACGGGGCTCGTGTATCCGATGAGCCGGTCTATGCTCGGCTTTACAATCCGACGGTAGCCAATGCGGAGTCGGCCGTTGCCGACCTCGAACACGCCTCCGACTGCGTGGCGTACGGGTCGGGCATGGCCGCCATGACCGCGACGTTGATGGCCGCTCGGCTTGCGATTGTCAGCGAGAATCCGGATGCCCACCCGCATGTCCTTGCGGTGCGCCCCATCTACGGGACAGGGGACCATCTTCTCTCGAGCCCGATGCTCGGACTAGACGTGAAATGGGTGGATGCAGACGACGTCGCGCAGCATGTCGGACCGGAGACCGCACTCGTCTGGATTGAGACGCCGGCGAACCCCACGCTCGAACTCGTCGATATAGCGGCCATCAAAGAGCAGGCAGGCGAAGTACCCGTCTGCGTCGACTCAACGTTCGCCCCACCGGTTCTCCAGCGACCGCTCGACCACGGTGCGACATGTTCAATGCATAGCGCCACAAAGTTTCTGGGAGGACACGGGGATGTCGTAGCGGGTGTGGTATCCACGAATGACGCTGAATGGGCCGACCGACTTCGCCATGTGCGCGTCGTAACGGGTGGGCTCCTCCACCCGATGGCTGCGTATCTCCTGCACCGAAGTCTTCCCTCGCTCCCCGGACGCGTTCTTCAGGCGCAATCGACGGCGACCGATCTCGCGGAACGCTGCGAAGAACACACCGCCGTTCAGCGGGTCCACATGCCGGGACGAAGCGAACAAGCAGATCTTCGTGCTCGCCAGATGTCGGGCCCCGGAACCATGATTGCTTTCGACGTCGGGACGAGAGAAAAAGCGCGGAACGTCGTGGAGTCCGTCGAGCTGATGACGGCAGCCGTGAGCCTTGGCTCCGTCGACACACTCATCCAGCATCCGGCGTCCATGACGCATGGTGTCGTCGACGAGGCCGCGAAGTCCGATCATGGCATCACGCCCGGACTGCTCCGTCTCTCGGTCGGCCTTGAGAACGCAGACGATCTCTGGCAGGACCTCTCGCAGGCCCTCGATGGCTGA
- a CDS encoding Lrp/AsnC family transcriptional regulator, which yields MARLDRTDFEIIREMQKNARIQNKALARRVGIAESTCLERVRKLRDDGILTGFYADVDAASVGVHLQALIALQLSKHSRETVERVREHVARRPEVVAIYHLGGRTDFLLHVAVRDADHLRDLILSAFTSHDEVAQVETSLIFDHSRADAWPIYPPEAR from the coding sequence ATGGCTCGCCTCGACCGAACCGACTTCGAAATTATCCGCGAGATGCAAAAGAATGCTCGCATTCAAAATAAGGCGCTCGCCCGCAGAGTCGGGATTGCCGAGTCAACCTGTCTGGAGCGCGTGCGAAAGCTCCGGGACGACGGCATCCTGACGGGGTTCTACGCGGACGTCGATGCGGCGTCGGTGGGCGTTCATCTGCAGGCCTTGATTGCGCTGCAGTTGAGTAAGCATTCGCGGGAAACGGTCGAGCGTGTGCGTGAGCACGTTGCGCGGCGTCCCGAAGTCGTCGCCATCTACCATCTCGGCGGACGAACGGACTTTCTTCTGCATGTCGCTGTCCGCGATGCCGACCATTTGCGCGACCTCATCCTGAGTGCTTTCACGTCGCACGACGAAGTGGCCCAGGTCGAGACCTCGCTCATCTTCGACCACTCGCGGGCCGATGCCTGGCCGATCTACCCGCCGGAGGCGCGCTGA
- a CDS encoding cation:proton antiporter family protein, producing the protein MPDLLFEIGWIIVAFAAGLGARVLRLPPLVGYLAAGMVLATFGVEGSTVVEQIGNLGVALVLFIIGLDLRLRNLVEMEVLGVGGLHIVLWTVVVTGIGMALGLPLLGAIAVAAGLSASSLVLAAKSLEAQHDLRSYHGRVAIGIILVQTVVATGAIAAMGEPPSLWALAVIPVIALRPLLARLLDALGRGEMLLLFGLALAAAGSLLFDAVGLSAELGALTAGALLAGHDRTDDLSDAVGTLKDAFLPAFFLSVGLIGLPDASGLGVVAGLLGLLAVKGALYVGLFSAFRLRARTSFLAAMPLTTYSGLSLIVASAAVAENLLPESMLTALALATAGSYLVNAPLARQAPDLWTKVSDWLQPLQRSGRPRDARPETLGRARFVVVGMGRVGTAAYDYLAARMQCPAGVDEDPGKLARHRSNGRRVLYGDARDATLWADLGLETVEAVVLALPDRDATLAAVSALREAGFEGPVSALTTDPEGRQDLIDAGASAVYLSGEQVGQALARHGLRRRQRTVPAAVTLDVGAEQRPSAPLRPSRGTEPLEA; encoded by the coding sequence ATGCCCGATCTCTTGTTCGAAATTGGCTGGATCATTGTTGCGTTCGCAGCGGGTCTAGGCGCACGCGTACTCCGGCTTCCGCCCCTCGTCGGATATCTGGCAGCCGGAATGGTTCTCGCGACATTCGGCGTGGAAGGAAGCACGGTCGTCGAGCAGATCGGTAATCTGGGTGTTGCCCTTGTGCTGTTTATCATTGGCCTCGATCTGCGACTGCGCAACCTGGTCGAGATGGAGGTGCTCGGCGTGGGAGGGCTCCACATCGTGCTATGGACGGTGGTCGTCACAGGAATTGGGATGGCGCTCGGGCTTCCGCTCCTCGGGGCCATCGCTGTAGCGGCCGGACTGTCTGCGTCGAGCCTCGTCCTGGCTGCGAAGTCGCTCGAAGCACAGCACGACCTGCGGAGCTACCATGGGCGGGTGGCGATCGGCATCATTCTGGTCCAAACGGTCGTCGCGACGGGCGCCATTGCAGCGATGGGAGAGCCGCCGAGCCTGTGGGCGCTCGCGGTCATTCCAGTCATCGCACTACGTCCGCTGCTGGCACGTCTGCTGGACGCGCTCGGCCGTGGGGAAATGTTGCTTCTCTTCGGTCTGGCACTCGCGGCTGCAGGAAGCCTGCTGTTCGACGCCGTCGGGTTGAGCGCAGAGCTCGGTGCGCTGACGGCGGGGGCCTTGCTTGCCGGTCATGATCGTACGGACGACCTGTCGGATGCCGTCGGGACGCTGAAAGACGCATTTCTCCCGGCCTTTTTCCTTTCCGTCGGTCTCATCGGGTTGCCCGATGCGTCCGGGCTTGGCGTCGTGGCTGGACTCCTCGGCCTGCTGGCTGTCAAGGGCGCACTGTACGTCGGGCTATTCTCGGCTTTCCGACTTCGCGCACGGACGAGCTTTTTGGCGGCCATGCCTCTGACCACATATAGCGGACTGTCCCTGATCGTCGCATCGGCGGCGGTCGCGGAGAACTTGCTCCCGGAGTCGATGCTCACGGCGCTCGCGCTCGCAACGGCCGGATCGTACCTGGTCAACGCGCCGCTTGCGCGTCAGGCACCCGACCTCTGGACCAAAGTATCGGACTGGCTGCAGCCTCTCCAGCGCAGTGGTCGCCCGCGCGATGCACGCCCCGAAACGCTCGGGCGCGCACGGTTTGTCGTCGTCGGCATGGGTCGCGTGGGAACCGCCGCATACGACTACCTCGCCGCGCGAATGCAATGCCCGGCGGGCGTGGATGAGGATCCAGGCAAACTCGCGCGGCATCGCAGCAACGGTCGGCGCGTGCTGTACGGAGACGCCCGCGACGCGACGCTCTGGGCTGACCTGGGACTGGAGACGGTCGAGGCAGTTGTTCTCGCGCTTCCCGATCGGGATGCAACCCTGGCTGCGGTCAGCGCCCTGCGAGAAGCCGGCTTCGAGGGCCCGGTCAGTGCGCTTACGACGGACCCCGAGGGACGCCAGGATCTGATTGATGCGGGAGCCAGCGCCGTGTATCTCTCCGGCGAGCAGGTCGGTCAGGCGCTCGCCCGCCACGGCCTTCGCCGCCGCCAGCGGACCGTCCCCGCCGCCGTCACGCTCGATGTCGGTGCCGAGCAGCGACCGTCTGCACCGCTCCGCCCGTCACGCGGGACGGAGCCGCTGGAAGCGTAG
- a CDS encoding DUF4249 family protein, translated as MPERPFLSVGRLFRAILILALLLVYVSCDATGPKPFESEVVVESYQIAGEPAAPVRLTQSIPIDSTYDINDVAVRGADVRIEKLGEGGEVEGTIPYTSDPDSAGFYRPSTAIDGSIPTIEPLGTYRLRVVTEAGAQIRAETTVPDTFSIVSASRDTATYRADEEIAFRITSSRTPGRDQAFYIFSTESLDPRKENLVPLVADFLEQSENSVLSDFVITSSPVLNEAGYTQNADGTLTLRLPWVVVTFYGPNRTRINVLDENMYDFIRSQTAQQGGGGFTPGSIPNVLEVVEGGAGIFGSMASVRREMYVARP; from the coding sequence GTGCCCGAACGCCCTTTCCTGTCCGTGGGCCGCCTCTTCCGTGCTATTCTTATTCTAGCTCTTCTTCTCGTCTATGTCTCGTGCGATGCAACGGGGCCCAAGCCGTTTGAGTCGGAGGTTGTTGTCGAGTCCTATCAGATTGCAGGAGAGCCGGCGGCACCCGTTCGGTTGACCCAGTCCATCCCCATCGATTCGACGTACGACATCAACGACGTCGCCGTGCGTGGGGCGGATGTCCGGATCGAGAAGCTGGGCGAGGGGGGAGAGGTGGAGGGGACGATTCCCTACACATCCGATCCCGATAGCGCGGGCTTTTATCGGCCGTCTACTGCGATCGATGGATCGATTCCGACGATTGAGCCGCTCGGAACGTATCGGCTTCGTGTCGTAACCGAGGCAGGCGCGCAGATTCGGGCAGAGACGACGGTGCCGGATACCTTTTCCATCGTGTCCGCGAGTCGAGATACCGCCACGTATCGAGCCGACGAAGAAATCGCATTTCGAATCACATCGAGTCGGACGCCCGGGCGCGACCAGGCCTTCTATATCTTTAGCACGGAGTCGCTTGACCCGAGGAAGGAGAACCTCGTTCCGCTTGTAGCAGATTTTCTCGAGCAGAGCGAAAACTCGGTTCTCTCCGACTTTGTGATCACGTCGTCTCCGGTTCTGAACGAAGCGGGGTACACACAGAACGCAGACGGTACCTTGACGCTGCGGCTCCCGTGGGTCGTGGTTACTTTTTACGGTCCCAACCGCACGCGTATCAATGTACTGGACGAAAACATGTATGACTTCATCCGCTCACAGACCGCCCAGCAGGGAGGAGGGGGCTTCACGCCAGGATCGATTCCCAATGTCCTGGAAGTCGTAGAGGGAGGTGCAGGAATTTTTGGAAGCATGGCCAGCGTCCGCCGGGAGATGTACGTCGCCCGGCCCTGA
- a CDS encoding MBL fold metallo-hydrolase, with amino-acid sequence MEFIALGETDDVAASCHFLNIEGTGIVLDAGVDPRTDGPASLPRFDIIHGHRERYVDHAIVTHAHHDHIGSLPVLIREFPHLLVHMTDATKRLIEFLLPASARLQERKLYDGETEHEPLFTEEELSFQSHIYLTHALGADFDVTGTLGNSKIKARFYTAGHILGSVGVELRFVEDGKDRRVFYTSDTNMRPQSIIPGAEYPDSTDVLILESTLANDEEAEQTNRDKETQRFRKTVKEVMARGGTALIPVFVMGRAQETLALIDEMKEDGVIDEDIPVYTAGSMRAVADLYDKTRQTTPRLDSEFKVFGVDQRRMPRSEDAKDDALDGPCIVVASSGMMFEPTLSNRIGRRIVENERDAILLVGYSKEDTASARLQEAAKNGKGTEVVLHEATGPQPVNCTVDRFRFSGHSNRRDLLRVVDSMEPESVVLVHGEPDARQWMHDQIKASHPEIDVYLPAGGEVLNL; translated from the coding sequence ATGGAGTTTATCGCCCTTGGCGAAACCGATGACGTGGCAGCAAGCTGCCACTTTCTTAATATTGAAGGTACCGGCATCGTGCTTGATGCGGGTGTTGATCCTCGGACGGACGGGCCGGCGTCCCTGCCTCGGTTCGACATCATCCACGGTCACCGGGAACGCTATGTCGATCATGCGATCGTAACGCATGCACACCATGACCACATCGGAAGTCTTCCTGTTTTGATTCGGGAATTTCCGCACCTGCTCGTCCACATGACGGACGCGACGAAGCGACTCATCGAGTTTCTTCTTCCGGCGTCGGCACGGCTTCAGGAGCGCAAACTGTACGACGGTGAGACGGAACACGAACCGCTCTTCACGGAGGAGGAGCTGAGTTTCCAGAGCCACATCTATCTGACACATGCACTGGGGGCCGACTTTGACGTAACCGGTACGTTAGGCAATTCAAAAATCAAGGCTCGGTTCTATACGGCCGGCCATATCCTGGGCTCGGTCGGCGTGGAGCTCCGCTTCGTCGAAGACGGCAAGGATCGGCGGGTCTTCTACACCAGCGACACCAACATGCGCCCGCAGTCGATTATTCCGGGAGCAGAGTATCCGGACTCGACAGACGTTCTCATTCTTGAGTCAACGTTGGCCAACGATGAAGAGGCGGAGCAGACGAATCGCGACAAAGAGACCCAGCGGTTCCGCAAGACGGTGAAGGAGGTTATGGCCCGGGGCGGGACCGCTCTGATCCCGGTGTTTGTGATGGGACGGGCTCAAGAAACGCTCGCTCTCATCGACGAGATGAAAGAGGACGGTGTGATCGACGAGGACATACCGGTGTACACGGCCGGCTCCATGCGCGCCGTTGCAGATCTGTACGACAAGACGCGACAAACGACGCCGCGTCTCGATTCGGAGTTCAAAGTCTTCGGTGTCGATCAGCGCCGCATGCCGAGAAGCGAGGACGCCAAGGACGACGCGCTGGATGGTCCCTGCATCGTCGTGGCAAGTAGCGGGATGATGTTTGAGCCGACGCTCTCAAATCGAATCGGTCGCCGTATCGTGGAAAATGAGCGCGACGCCATCCTTCTGGTTGGATACTCGAAGGAGGATACCGCGTCTGCTCGGCTCCAGGAGGCTGCCAAGAACGGCAAGGGAACAGAGGTTGTCCTGCACGAAGCGACCGGACCTCAGCCCGTCAACTGCACCGTCGATCGGTTTCGGTTCAGCGGGCACAGCAACCGGCGCGATCTGCTTCGCGTCGTTGACAGCATGGAGCCCGAGAGTGTCGTTCTGGTTCACGGCGAGCCGGACGCCCGCCAATGGATGCACGATCAGATTAAGGCGTCGCACCCGGAGATCGATGTCTACCTGCCGGCCGGTGGCGAAGTGCTCAATCTATAA
- the dprA gene encoding DNA-processing protein DprA, with the protein MSVDPDSGAARSASAPKAVGRCEEASLGSPQQRRALVALSLVPGLGTGRIRALLAYLTSPVDVWKASRSRLESVPGVGPKVAEAVLTFDGHDIVDRQMRRAKEMGATLLTPWDDAFPERLRQIYDPPAFLWMRGQLTPADARCIAVVGTRRCTDYGRQQACRFGAELTKHGLTVVSGLAYGVDAAAHRGALDAGGRTVAVLGSGLGYVYPASNRPLAEAMTEHGAVLSEYPIDAEPDPRYFPERNRIVSGLTLGTLVVESHAEGGALITARMALEQNREVFAVPGEVTTSASRGTNALIRRGEAKLVSCVDDILDELCLPAMDHETREAAAESVADTLTGDARALYEALGDSPTHLDDLCQEVCCTPSDALVALLQLEFDGHVRQLAGKQFRRT; encoded by the coding sequence TTGAGTGTCGATCCGGACTCCGGAGCAGCGCGCTCCGCGTCGGCTCCAAAGGCAGTCGGTCGGTGTGAGGAGGCTTCGCTCGGCTCGCCGCAGCAGCGACGGGCTCTCGTCGCACTATCTCTCGTTCCGGGACTGGGCACCGGTCGCATTCGGGCACTTCTTGCGTACCTGACGTCCCCAGTAGATGTATGGAAAGCCTCCCGATCCCGATTGGAGTCCGTGCCGGGCGTCGGACCGAAGGTGGCAGAGGCTGTGCTCACGTTTGACGGTCACGACATTGTTGATCGTCAGATGCGTCGAGCGAAGGAGATGGGCGCGACGCTTCTTACGCCGTGGGATGATGCCTTTCCGGAGCGCCTGCGGCAGATCTATGACCCGCCGGCGTTTTTGTGGATGCGGGGGCAGTTGACGCCGGCCGACGCTCGGTGCATCGCTGTAGTTGGGACACGGAGATGCACCGACTACGGGCGGCAACAGGCCTGCCGGTTCGGTGCGGAGCTAACGAAGCATGGCTTGACGGTAGTCAGTGGCCTTGCGTACGGAGTAGACGCAGCGGCACATCGTGGCGCGCTCGATGCCGGTGGGCGAACGGTGGCGGTGCTCGGCTCCGGACTCGGTTACGTGTACCCCGCGTCGAATCGACCGCTCGCGGAGGCGATGACGGAGCACGGGGCCGTCCTTTCGGAGTACCCAATTGATGCAGAGCCAGACCCGCGGTATTTTCCAGAGCGCAACCGGATCGTGAGTGGACTGACGCTCGGCACGCTCGTTGTCGAGTCGCACGCCGAGGGAGGTGCGCTCATCACGGCCCGGATGGCTCTGGAGCAGAACCGTGAGGTCTTTGCCGTCCCGGGAGAGGTCACGACCTCTGCGAGTCGCGGCACAAACGCTCTGATTCGTCGGGGAGAGGCGAAACTTGTTTCGTGCGTTGACGACATTCTGGATGAGCTATGCCTTCCCGCTATGGATCACGAGACGCGTGAGGCGGCGGCTGAAAGCGTGGCGGACACCCTTACCGGCGACGCTCGCGCCCTGTACGAAGCACTGGGAGATTCTCCGACGCATCTCGACGACCTCTGTCAAGAAGTTTGTTGCACCCCTTCCGATGCGTTGGTTGCCCTGTTGCAGCTGGAGTTCGACGGGCATGTTCGGCAGCTAGCGGGGAAGCAGTTTCGTCGGACGTAA
- a CDS encoding YIP1 family protein yields the protein MTFQERILGVFKLDPAIFEDVEHDPGAMQQAVIVVAITALLSGAGSTLSGSGLGYAIASVFIAFLGWILWSVITYAIGTRVFEGTADVGEMLRVIGFAFAPQVLAIIPCIGAFIGFFWSLAAGFIAVRQGLDLDNGKTALTIGAGALIYFVLIVSVTLILGTGRMLGM from the coding sequence ATGACTTTTCAGGAACGTATCCTCGGCGTATTTAAGCTGGATCCCGCTATTTTTGAGGACGTGGAGCACGACCCGGGTGCCATGCAACAGGCCGTCATCGTGGTTGCTATCACGGCGCTGCTATCTGGCGCGGGAAGCACCTTGAGCGGAAGCGGCCTCGGCTACGCAATCGCATCGGTCTTCATTGCCTTCCTCGGCTGGATCCTGTGGTCGGTCATCACATACGCCATCGGAACGAGGGTCTTCGAGGGTACGGCGGATGTCGGGGAGATGCTTCGCGTGATTGGGTTCGCCTTCGCTCCGCAAGTCCTTGCAATCATTCCCTGTATTGGTGCTTTCATTGGCTTCTTCTGGTCACTGGCCGCCGGCTTCATCGCCGTCCGACAGGGACTGGACCTTGACAATGGCAAAACGGCGCTCACAATCGGTGCCGGCGCTCTGATATACTTTGTTTTGATCGTTTCTGTGACGCTCATTCTCGGCACGGGACGCATGCTCGGCATGTAG
- a CDS encoding MBL fold metallo-hydrolase, producing the protein MPKKHDRASRRHHTRDGFCNPDAPAQPASPLEVARWLSGRVFSHKQNVPPHTVLPTDLSAPPPSIRITWIGHATTLIQVPGLTVLTDPHFGQRASPVPFAGPERLARLPLQIDDLPPVDLVVLSHDHYDHLHRPSIERLLAARHAPTFAAPLGCADRLRNWGVDSVLAFDWWEYDDMDIGSGLRLHALPALHFSGRSLTDRNSTLWASWMLEMDDGSVYFGGDTGYSDHFSTIADALGSPDIAILPIGAYKPRRIMKPVHVNPEEAMQAVIDLGRPDVVPIHWGTFDLASETVQAAAPEAIHWAERFGLTNQLRLLRPGESTTARP; encoded by the coding sequence ATGCCTAAGAAGCACGATCGCGCGTCGCGGCGCCACCATACTCGTGACGGCTTTTGCAATCCAGACGCACCGGCCCAGCCAGCATCGCCGCTCGAGGTAGCACGCTGGTTGAGCGGGCGCGTCTTCTCGCATAAGCAGAATGTACCGCCCCATACGGTGCTCCCGACCGACCTATCCGCTCCCCCACCCTCCATTCGCATAACCTGGATCGGCCATGCGACGACGCTCATCCAGGTGCCGGGCCTGACCGTGCTCACGGATCCCCACTTCGGTCAGCGTGCGAGTCCCGTTCCCTTCGCGGGCCCCGAACGGCTCGCTCGTCTCCCGCTCCAGATCGATGACCTTCCCCCGGTCGACCTCGTCGTGTTGTCGCACGACCACTACGACCACCTGCATCGCCCGTCGATCGAGCGGCTTCTTGCCGCCCGCCATGCTCCTACGTTCGCTGCTCCCTTAGGCTGTGCGGACCGGCTCAGAAACTGGGGTGTGGATTCCGTGCTCGCGTTCGACTGGTGGGAGTACGATGACATGGACATCGGTTCGGGATTACGACTGCACGCCCTACCGGCTCTCCACTTCTCGGGTCGATCTCTAACGGATCGCAACAGCACGCTCTGGGCAAGCTGGATGCTGGAGATGGACGATGGCTCTGTTTACTTTGGCGGCGACACGGGATATAGCGATCATTTCTCGACCATTGCCGACGCCCTTGGCTCGCCCGACATAGCGATCCTTCCGATCGGAGCCTATAAACCGCGACGTATCATGAAGCCGGTTCACGTCAATCCGGAGGAAGCGATGCAGGCCGTGATCGACCTGGGTCGACCGGATGTCGTACCCATCCACTGGGGTACATTCGATCTTGCAAGCGAAACCGTTCAGGCGGCCGCGCCGGAAGCCATTCACTGGGCAGAGCGGTTCGGCCTCACCAACCAACTTCGCCTGCTCCGTCCCGGGGAGTCGACAACCGCCCGACCGTAG